Proteins co-encoded in one Bacillus sp. FSL H8-0547 genomic window:
- a CDS encoding TetR/AcrR family transcriptional regulator, giving the protein MPKIIDHDKRKQQIAEATWKVIAEEGIEQATVRKIAKATGLSAGALRHYFSTQSELLVYSMNLVSERVKERTMSKTYQGDPIDLVKEALSELLPIDDERRLEMEVWLVFSVKTLVDEKLRALSEDVYVEMKEGISAIIQLLVNLGLLKEDCNPDEEAVRLHVLVDGLAVHHLLHPVSFTQQQMLDALQYHLKSICTF; this is encoded by the coding sequence ATGCCAAAAATAATTGATCATGACAAACGAAAACAGCAAATAGCCGAAGCCACGTGGAAAGTGATTGCCGAGGAAGGCATTGAGCAGGCGACGGTCCGGAAGATTGCAAAAGCGACCGGACTGTCTGCGGGAGCCCTGAGGCACTACTTTTCCACACAGTCTGAGCTGCTTGTATATTCCATGAACCTCGTTTCTGAACGGGTAAAAGAACGGACAATGTCCAAAACGTACCAAGGGGATCCGATCGATCTTGTAAAAGAGGCCCTGTCGGAACTGCTTCCGATTGATGATGAGAGAAGACTGGAAATGGAGGTGTGGCTCGTTTTCTCCGTCAAAACACTTGTAGACGAAAAACTGCGTGCTTTAAGTGAAGATGTTTACGTGGAAATGAAAGAAGGAATCAGCGCCATCATTCAGCTGCTCGTCAATCTTGGACTGCTGAAAGAGGATTGTAATCCGGATGAAGAAGCGGTCAGGCTGCATGTATTAGTCGATGGTCTTGCCGTGCATCACTTGCTGCACCCCGTTTCTTTTACGCAGCAGCAAATGCTGGATGCGCTCCAGTATCATTTGAAATCCATTTGTACGTTTTAA
- a CDS encoding VOC family protein yields the protein MNLSMKYVILYVTDFEKSMKFYRDQLGLKVKMQQGTYVEFDTGATTLSMNTRESVQELIGLDMPKTDAPQSFEVGFTVENVEATIEKLRSAGVPVVKEPTVKPWGQTVAYVTDPDGHYIEICTAM from the coding sequence ATGAACTTATCGATGAAATACGTCATTCTGTATGTAACTGATTTCGAAAAATCAATGAAATTTTACCGTGATCAACTTGGTTTGAAGGTGAAAATGCAGCAGGGAACATATGTTGAGTTTGACACCGGGGCGACGACTTTATCTATGAATACACGTGAGTCTGTGCAAGAACTGATTGGACTGGACATGCCAAAGACGGATGCACCCCAAAGCTTCGAGGTCGGATTTACCGTTGAGAATGTTGAAGCAACAATCGAAAAGCTGCGCAGCGCCGGAGTGCCTGTTGTCAAGGAGCCGACAGTCAAACCATGGGGACAAACGGTCGCCTATGTAACGGATCCGGACGGTCATTATATTGAAATTTGCACGGCTATGTAA